One genomic region from Nymphaea colorata isolate Beijing-Zhang1983 chromosome 10, ASM883128v2, whole genome shotgun sequence encodes:
- the LOC116262380 gene encoding uncharacterized protein LOC116262380: MASSDGLCVTTLALPVADKESPTFWTMCAFCHYVHEYLRRYENLDIWCQTCRRPFRAIAMATAPPIVPGTDSYYYWPCSPFSQSPGPPGFGGYPAPIMDQNMAMPWRHFFSSPLPSLPPSEVSNDAQKIPTEQKAVASDPSQTTHTPLPVPTMNGDSSHRPLSKKKSARAKPSNRKSGERMKIHALTTEPRVTRSKNSEKQNEHVNQHEEESLSPTKSSPIQRNVSGNARNLLVKKAKLEILKNASENQKTEKCAASSPVNSTITTTPANTTARTQKRRNDNVEQKVRKVNSSRSGKSGSGSGSRKNSKSPADEKVGEPNHLIPDDPDGGEVYEMIQGICKDIVGAEEIEEPLATSLAIDVPDSDFYNFDDDRSEYSFEEGHVWAIYDEEDGMPRIYAKIQKVISRYPFSVQIAWLQSITRTKRSCGQFKITGGTTSNVLNLFSHKMNWETLPSGGDVRIYPRRHEVWAVHDKRNSSDSEDPSRYQIVEILQEYTEEHGVSLISLVKVSGFKSVYQRVQIGSDPFVWSLFKKDLHKFSHQIPARKISEDVPELSQDCWELDPAAIPNCLLKGD; the protein is encoded by the coding sequence ATGGCATCTTCTGATGGGCTTTGTGTCACTACTCTTGCCCTTCCAGTAGCTGATAAGGAGTCTCCAACATTCTGGACCATGTGTGCATTCTGTCACTATGTGCACGAGTACCTGAGGAGGTATGAGAATCTTGACATCTGGTGCCAGACTTGTCGCAGACCGTTTCGTGCCATAGCCATGGCTACTGCACCACCTATAGTTCCTGGTACTGACTCTTATTATTACTGGCCTTGTAGCCCCTTTAGCCAGAGTCCGGGGCCTCCAGGCTTTGGTGGCTACCCCGCTCCTATTATGGATCAAAATATGGCCATGCCTTggagacattttttttcttctccactgCCTAGCTTGCCACCTTCTGAAGTGTCAAACGATGCCCAGAAGATACCAACCGAGCAAAAAGCAGTAGCTTCTGATCCATCTCAGACAACCCATACTCCATTGCCAGTTCCTACCATGAACGGGGACTCATCCCACAGGcctctttctaaaaaaaagtcTGCACGGGCGAAGCCAAGCAACAGAAAGAGTGGTGAAAGAATGAAGATTCATGCACTTACAACTGAACCAAGGGTTACAAGGTCAAAGAACAGCGAAAAGCAAAATGAGCATGTAAACCAACACGAAGAAGAATCCTTGAGCCCAACTAAAAGTTCACCAATTCAAAGAAATGTATCTGGGAATGCAAGGAATTTGCTGGTGAAAAAGGCTAAGTTGGAAATCCTCAAGAATGCCTCAGAGAAccagaaaactgaaaaatgtgcAGCTTCCAGTCCTGTTAATTCCACAATTACTACCACTCCGGCAAACACCACTGCTCGAACACAAAAGAGGAGAAATGACAATGTGGAGCAGAAGGTGCGTAAGGTAAATTCTTCGAGGTCTGGAAAATCtgggtccgggtctgggtcACGAAAGAACTCCAAGAGTCCTGCAGATGAGAAGGTAGGTGAACCAAATCATTTGATACCTGATGACCCTGATGGAGGAGAAGTTTATGAAATGATCCAAGGCATATGTAAAGATATTGTTGGTGCTGAGGAAATTGAGGAGCCACTGGCTACTTCTTTAGCTATCGATGTCCCCGACTCTGATTTCTATAATTTTGATGATGATAGAAGTGAGTACAGCTTTGAAGAagggcatgtgtgggcaatatatgatgaagaagatgggATGCCTAGAATATATGCTAAAATTCAGAAGGTGATTTCACGTTATCCATTTTCAGTGCAGATAGCTTGGTTGCAATCTATAACCCGTACCAAACGTTCTTGTGGGCAATTCAAGATTACAGGGGGAACAACCAGCAATGTTTTAAATCTTTTCTCACACAAAATGAACTGGGAAACTTTGCCATCAGGTGGTGACGTAAGAATCTATCCAAGGAGACATGAGGTATGGGCAGTCCATGATAAGAGGAATTCTAGTGACAGTGAAGACCCATCAAGATATCAGATTGTCGAAATACTCCAAGAATATACAGAAGAACATGGAGTTTCACTTATATCTCTTGTTAAGGTCAGTGGTTTCAAGTCTGTATATCAGAGGGTGCAAATTGGTTCAGATCCATTTGTTTGGTCTTTATTCAAGAAAGATCTACATAAATTCTCACACCAAATTCCAGCTAGAAAAATTTCAGAAGATGTTCCTGAGTTATCTCAAGATTGCTGGGAGCTTGACCCTGCAGCCATCCCAAACTGTCTCTTGAAGGGTGACTAA
- the LOC116263154 gene encoding uncharacterized protein LOC116263154, whose translation MGRSSMCRCSRRSSMCRCSSSSSSSTTSRKLMALAFTVLAMLSPLYIDRKPAIRLEDEESSPRWLMPFLLMGLIMAISFTRSLDRRFAKFDPYWIHRIGGSSCGIISLLVMLALVLKCKTSLSN comes from the coding sequence ATGGGCAGAAGCAGCATGTGCAGATGCAGCAGAAGAAGCAGCATGTGCagatgcagcagcagcagcagcagttcTACTACCAGCAGGAAGCTAATGGCTTTGGCCTTCACAGTTCTTGCTATGTTATCACCCCTTTACATTGACCGGAAACCTGCAATCAGGCtggaagatgaagaaagcaGCCCAAGGTGGTTGATGCCCTTCCTCCTCATGGGATTAATCATGGCAATCAGCTTCACACGCTCTCTTGACAGGAGATTTGCCAAGTTCGACCCATATTGGATACACAGGATTGGAGGTTCTTCATGTGGAATCATCTCGCTCCTGGTAATGCTTGCTTTGGTCCTCAAGTGCAAGACTTCTTTAAGTAACTGA
- the LOC116261910 gene encoding putative pentatricopeptide repeat-containing protein At3g05240 has translation MCTCLLLPRCPIARHHILLPLSLFHKVGPRIPLPKSCPLFMGRRHHSSITYNSHLNKCSSLRELKMIHAQIVTSGLSSNLSLATKLISVSNSVAVRMDYARQVFDAMPEKDVFIWNTVIRGYADSGPCKEALVLYCQMHRDGRHPDHFTFPFVVRSCGVLSALFLGKQAHCNAIKNCFDYDIFVQTSLVAMYCQCGDVDNAKLIFNEMELKNTASWTAMIAGYVQNAYFSDALVLFHQMLESEVRPNSITLVSILPACANTDQLYQGMLIHAYAFKLGLDADISFINTLISMYSKCKNVDISRSLFDRMEFRNLVSWNSMIAAYENNDQPRKALKLFRRMKTEGVNFDYITMVSVISACAKLGALNTGRRVHELVEMKGLSSNPSITHALLDMYAKCGSVELARKVFDSLNEKTVVSWSSMIGAYAAHGHGLEAMLLFTDMHGQGVRPNGITFTAILTACSHAGLVEEGKKHFDGMTRYFNLVPGVEHYTCMVDLLGRAGRLVEAYDFIQKMPIQPDADVWAALLGACRIHRNLEIAELVAEKISLDHQTINYYVLLSNIYAEAGRWDDVARLRMLIEKRQLRKIPGRSSLEIIKDSMHSSQVKGYACHGSI, from the coding sequence ATGTGCACCTGTCTTCTGCTTCCGCGATGTCCAATCGCCCGTCACCACAttcttcttcccctctctctgTTTCACAAGGTTGGACCAAGAATCCCACTACCCAAGTCCTGTCCTCTCTTCATGGGCCGTCGCCACCACTCCTCCATCACCTATAATTCCCATTTAAATAAGTGTTCCTCTCTAAGAGAGCTCAAAATGATTCATGCCCAAATAGTCACCAGCGGTCTCTCCTCGAACCTGTCGTTGGCAACGAAGCTAATCAGTGTTTCGAACTCAGTGGCCGTTAGAATGGACTACGCACGTCAAGTGTTCGATGCAATGCCTGAGAAAGATGTCTTTATATGGAACACTGTCATCAGAGGTTATGCTGATTCCGGGCCATGCAAAGAAGCACTTGTTCTTTACTGTCAGATGCACAGGGATGGTCGGCATCCAGACCATTTCACTTTTCCGTTCGTGGTTCGTTCATGTGGTGTGCTATCGGCTCTTTTTTTGGGGAAGCAGGCCCACTGCAATGCCATTAAGAATTGCTTCGATTATGATATCTTTGTCCAGACATCGTTAGTGGCAATGTATTGTCAGTGTGGGGATGTCGACAATGCTAAGTTGATTTTCAATGAGATGGAGTTGAAAAACACAGCCTCCTGGACGGCTATGATTGCTGGTTACGTGCAAAATGCATATTTTAGCGACGCCTTGGTACTCTTCCATCAGATGTTGGAATCAGAAGTAAGGCCGAATTCGATCACGTTGGTGAGCATTCTTCCTGCTTGTGCAAATACGGATCAACTCTACCAAGGAATGCTGATTCATGCTTATGCATTTAAGCTAGGTTTGGATGCAGATATTTCATTTATCAACACTTTGATCTCTATGTATTCAAAGTGTAAGAATGTTGATATTTCCAGGTCCTTGTTTGATAGGATGGAGTTTAGAAATTTAGTTTCCTGGAATTCCATGATCGCCGCTTACGAGAATAATGATCAGCCCAGGAAAGCTCTCAAGCTTTTCAGGCGAATGAAGACAGAGGGGGTTAACTTTGATTACATAACAATGGTTAGTGTAATTTCTGCCTGTGCTAAGTTGGGGGCTCTAAATACAGGAAGACGAGTGCATGAGCTGGTAGAAATGAAGGGGCTCAGTTCCAACCCCTCCATTACCCATGCACTTCTGGACATGTATGCGAAGTGTGGCAGTGTAGAATTGGCACGTAAAGTATTCGACAGCTTAAATGAGAAAACTGTGGTATCTTGGAGCTCTATGATTGGGGCATATGCGGCACATGGGCATGGTTTGGAGGCTATGTTGCTTTTCACTGACATGCATGGACAAGGAGTGAGACCAAATGGAATTACTTTCACAGCTATTTTGACTGCGTGCAGTCATGCAGGTCTTGTGGAAGAAGGTAAGAAGCATTTTGATGGCATGACAAGGTATTTTAACCTTGTACCTGGTGTTGAGCACTACACTTGTATGGTGGACCTTCTTGGTCGTGCTGGACGGCTAGTTGAAGCATATGACTTCATTCAGAAAATGCCAATCCAGCCCGATGCTGATGTTTGGGCAGCCCTTCTTGGTGCCTGTAGAATTCATCGCAATCTGGAGATCGCAGAGCTTGTGGCAGAAAAAATCTCTTTGGATCATCAGACTATTAACTATTATGTACTTTTGTCAAATATCTATGCTGAAGCTGGTAGGTGGGATGATGTAGCTCGGTTAAGAATGTTGATAGAAAAGCGACAGCTGAGAAAGATTCCTGGTCGAAGTTCATTGGAGATAATAAAAGATTCTATGCATTCCTCTCAGGTTAAAGGTTATGCCTGTCATGGAAGTATATAA
- the LOC116262445 gene encoding uncharacterized protein LOC116262445, translating to MGLDMVKTNNDAVPWGLGQMMWVKIREGLWWPAQIVHENPPGAKNAINKRFDGAVLARVYGSNQHLYVDPMMDQSELNSIIEQNNGDRKVTFQKFMEQELNLIKTQMANSSKLKDEAKTPNDKKQNPKAFISRKRKREASNAEKTEPRTPVRKERKLQTSIGEQKQEPNSNRKQKEEAFSTEKKEATVPVEKTQEPGGRKLRQNVSNIGKNESKRPVNKQTRKASNNRKQEQDVLNAEQHESETPVGKKQERGASGSRKQKQEASSAEKNEAKAHVEKKDKSSSTKQNEPETPVDKKQKRGASSSRKQKQEASSTEKNEANMPVEKKSSTRKKKQDASSAENNQAKRPVEKKQTRQAFINKNEKQEVWNTKKDEAKTPVAKKQNPKASSSRKQKQEASSAEKNEAKTHVEKKEKSSSTKQNEPETPVDKKQKRGASSSRKQKQEASSTETNEDEMPVEKKSSSRKQKQDASSAENNQAKRPVEKKQTRQAFSNKNKKQEVWNTKKDEAKTPVAKKQNPKASSSRKQKQEASSTGKNEAKTPLGKKKKEASNPGKSESKTSVNRKKKPDASGEATVNGNQMQEAQNAEKATEDKTSVGKKQKKEASSGGKNEVKTSVNRRKKRDASGESPLEEKQKQEAQNTEKSTEVKTPVNKKQKQEASSSRKQKQETSTEKKKSVRGRKRKQDTSNSVPNGMDISVPVEDPSEGISDQRARKIRVMQSLALVAPSGSPFRWPTSQEAQE from the exons ATGGGCCTTGATATGGTTAAGACTAACAATGATGCGGTGCCGTGGGGTTTGGGACAGATGATGTGGGTGAAGATTCGGGAAGGGCTATGGTGGCCTGCTCAG ATTGTGCATGAGAATCCACCAGGTGCAAAGAATGCAAtcaataaaagatttgatgGAGCGGTTCTTGCACGTGTATATGGAAGCAATCAACA TTTATATGTGGACCCAATGATGGATCAGTCTGAGTTAAACAGT ATCATTGAGCAGAATAATGGTGATCGAAAAGTGACCTTCCAGAAGTTCATGGAGCAA GAACTTAATCTCATAAAAACGCAGATGGCAAATTCTTCCAAATTAAAAG ATGAAGCTAAGACACCTAATGACAAGAAGCAGAATCCAAAAGCATTCATTAGTAGGAAGAGGAAACGAGAAGCATCCAATGCAGAGAAAACTGAACCTAGAACACCCGTTAGGAAGGAGCGGAAGCTACAGACATCCATTGGCGAACAGAAGCAAGAACCAAACAGTAACAGGAAGCAGAAGGAAGAGGCATTCAgtacagaaaaaaaagaagctacAGTACCTGTTGAAAAGACTCAGGAGCCTGGTGGTAGGAAGCTGCGGCAGAATGTGTCGAATATAGGGAAGAATGAATCTAAAAGACCAGTTAACAAGCAGACTAGAAAAGCATCTAATAACAGGAAGCAGGAACAAGATGTGTTGAATGCTGAACAGCATGAATCTGAAACACCTGTTGGCAAGAAGCAGGAACGGGGAGCATCCGGTAGCAGAAAGCAGAAGCAAGAAGCATCCAGtgcagaaaaaaatgaagctaaAGCACATGTTGAAAAGAAGGATAAGTCTAGTAGCACGAAGCAGAATGAACCTGAAACACCTGTTGACAAGAAGCAGAAACGAGGTGCATCCAGTAGCAGAAAGCAGAAGCAAGAAGCATCCAGtacagaaaaaaatgaagctaaCATGCCAGTTGAAAAGAAGTCCAGTaccaggaagaagaagcaggaTGCCTCCAGTGCAGAAAACAATCAAGCTAAGAGGCCGGTTGAGAAGAAGCAGACTAGACAAGCATTCATTAATAAGAACGAGAAACAAGAGGTATGGAATACCAAAAAGGATGAAGCTAAAACACCTGTTGCCAAGAAGCAGAACCCCAAAGCATCCAGTAGCAGGAAGCAGAAGCAAGAAGCATCCAGtgcagaaaaaaatgaagctaaAACACATGTTGAAAAGAAGGAGAAGTCTAGTAGCACGAAGCAGAATGAACCTGAAACTCCTGTTGACAAGAAGCAGAAACGAGGAGCATCCAGTAGCAGAAAGCAGAAGCAAGAAGCATCCAGTACAGAaacaaatgaagatgaaatgcCTGTTGAAAAGAAGTCCAGTAGCAGGAAGCAGAAGCAGGATGCCTCCAGTGCAGAAAACAATCAAGCTAAGAGGCCGGTTGAGAAGAAGCAGACTAGACAAGCATTCAGTAATAAGAACAAGAAACAAGAGGTATGGAATACCAAAAAGGATGAAGCTAAAACACCTGTTGCCAAGAAGCAGAACCCCAAAGCATCCAGTAGCAGGAAGCAGAAGCAAGAAGCATCCAGTACAGGAAAAAATGAAGCTAAAACACCTCttggcaagaagaagaaagaagcatcCAATCCGGGTAAAAGTGAATCTAAGACATCTGTTaacagaaagaagaaaccaGATGCATCTGGTGAAGCAACTGTGAATGGAAATCAGATGCAAGAAGCTCAAAATGCTGAAAAGGCCACTGAAGATAAAACATCTGTTGGCaagaagcagaagaaagaaGCATCTAGTGGAGGTAAAAATGAGGTGAAAACATCTGTTAATAGAAGGAAGAAACGAGATGCATCTGGTGAATCACCTCTGGAGGAGAAGCAGAAGCAAGAGGCTCAAAACACAGAAAAATCCACTGAAGTTAAAACACCTGTAAACAAGAAGCAGAAACAAGAAGCATCCAGTAGCAGGAAGCAGAAGCAAGAAACATCCACTGAGAAGAAGAAATCTGTCCGTGGCAGGAAGCGGAAGCAAGATACATCCAATTCAGTTCCGAATGGCATGGATATTTCAGTTCCA GTGGAGGATCCTTCAGAAGGTATCTCAGATCAAAGAGCGAGGAAAATAAGGGTGATGCAGTCCCTTGCTCTTGTTGCTCCATCTGGTTCACCATTCAGGTGGCCGACCAGCCAAGAGGCACAAGAGTAG
- the LOC116262171 gene encoding uncharacterized protein LOC116262171 has product MSSSSSSSDLEKTHSVKLVFNPKEKKVVYAEAGKDFVDLLFSLLTLPLKTVTMILSEEAMPGSLTNLHGSVEALDDTYMEPPVTKEVLLSPEVHPLLRGQLMAILPSPTSGTTSPPTRYYRCNYYRCGRQFITTDPVETCPNCFNLMNSELTLWPPTRSASSVGKSGKSVRDLVGYLITDDLFVLPITTLSLAKKMDITDTSILGEKDIAVGKTEVLSLSLSLFLYECLPFPLVEHPNEDHLHSPAFRALVMHNRDANDLHHPYEDRYTISISPAVNDMDKVEMDTTNVSPGDGCLLSVIVLKALFSPFSLLPGSGLHRVSDDSGASFKHSTIPYHLRHKAIYSNCLSPASHKHNPTQNSPPSSPKRYQFLVAMSSSSSSSSATKAPEKTHSVKLVINPKEKKVVYAEAGKDFVDLLFSLLTLPLKTVTKILSEEAMPGSLTNLHGSVETLDDIYMEPPVTKEVLLSPEVHPLLRGQLMAILPAPASPTTAPPARYYRCNAVYYNRCRDFVTTDPTDKCSACGNPMGTEVTLRAPTRPATSVGKSGKSVRDLVGYVITDDLFVLPITTLSLVKKMDITDTTILEEKDIAVGKAECIEILKASLQSETVLTDAFQKHLE; this is encoded by the exons ATGTCCAGCAGCAGCAGTTCGTCCGATCTAGAGAAGACACATTCCGTCAAACTGGTGTTCAACCCGAAGGAGAAGAAGGTGGTATATGCAGAAGCAGGCAAGGATTTCGTGGACCTTCTGTTCAGCCTGCTCACGCTCCCCCTCAAGACAGTAACTATGATCCTGTCGGAGGAAGCCATGCCCGGGAGCCTGACCAACCTGCACGGGAGCGTTGAGGCGCTGGACGACACCTACATGGAGCCGCCGGTGACGAAGGAAGTGCTTCTGTCGCCAGAGGTCCATCCCCTGCTTCGAGGGCAGCTGATGGCAATCCTGCCTTCCCCGACGTCGGGGACCACCTCACCGCCGACGAGGTACTACAGGTGCAACTACTACAGGTGTGGCAGGCAGTTTATCACCACGGATCCCGTGGAGACATGTCCGAATTGCTTCAATCTGATGAACTCAGAGTTGACGCTTTGGCCTCCTACCAGGTCGGCGTCGTCGGTTGGCAAGAGTGGGAAAAGCGTGAGAGATCTGGTGGGCTACCTGATAACCGATGATCTTTTCGTGCTCCCCATCACCACGCTTTCCCTCGCGAAGAAGATGGACATAACTGATACGAGCATATTGGGAGAGAAGGACATTGCTGTGGGCAAGACtgaggttctctctctctccctctctctctttctctacgAATGCTTACCATTCCCATTAGTTGAGCATCCAAATGAAGACCATCTCCATTCCCCTGCTTTTCGGGCTTTAGTAATGCATAACA GAGATGCTAATGATCTACATCATCCATATGAAGATCGGTATACCATTTCCATTTCTCCTGCTGTTAATGACATGGACAAGGTTGAAATGGATACAACTAATGTATCTCCCGGAGATGGCTGTCTACTTTCCGTCATAGT TCTGAAGGCTCTTTTCTCCCCATTCTCCCTCTTGCCGGGTTCTGGTCTGCATCGCGTTAGTGATGACAGTGGTGCATCATTCAAACATAGTACCATACCTTACCATTTAAGACATAAAG CTATTTATTCCAATTGTCTCTCCCCAGCTTCGCATAAACACAATCCTACACAAAATTCCCCACCTTCTTCGCCAAAGAGATATCAGTTTCTTGTTGCAATgtccagcagcagcagcagctccTCGGCTACTAAGGCTCCAGAGAAGACGCATTCTGTCAAACTGGTGATCAACCCGAAGGAGAAGAAGGTGGTGTATGCAGAAGCAGGCAAGGATTTCGTGGACCTTCTGTTCAGCCTGCTAACTCTCCCCCTTAAGACAGTAACTAAGATCCTGTCGGAGGAAGCCATGCCCGGGAGTCTGACCAACCTGCACGGGAGCGTTGAGACGCTGGACGACATCTACATGGAGCCGCCGGTGACGAAGGAAGTGCTTCTGTCCCCCGAAGTCCATCCCCTGCTTCGCGGGCAGCTGATGGCGATCCTGCCAGCGCCGGCGTCGCCGACGACCGCGCCGCCGGCGAGGTACTACAGGTGCAACGCCGTGTACTACAACAGGTGCAGGGACTTTGTCACCACGGATCCGACGGACAAATGTTCGGCTTGCGGGAATCCGATGGGCACGGAGGTGACTCTTCGAGCTCCTACCAGGCCGGCGACGTCGGTTGGCAAGAGTGGGAAAAGCGTGAGAGATCTGGTGGGCTACGTGATAACCGATGATCTTTTCGTGCTTCCCATCACCACGCTTTCCCTCGTGAAGAAGATGGACATAACTGATACGACCATATTGGAGGAGAAGGACATTGCTGTGGGCAAGGCTgag TGTATAGAGATACTCAAGGCCTCTTTGCAGTCCGAAACTGTCCTCACTGATGCCTTCCAAAAGCACCTTGAGTAA